The DNA sequence TGTGCCATTGAAGATAATGTCGTGGTAGTGTAGCACGATTCGCTTGCATGGCTTTCCTTCCCTGATGGTGGCCTCTGCACTAGCACACATCAAACAAAATATTACAAAGAAAATGCAACAAGATTTCTCAACTATTCCTCCCATAGCTAACTATTCACTTGACACTGAAATGCTTAAGTTTACTACACCTATTAGTTGTGGTTAAACTTCAAACTTTCTGCGGCTATTATAGAGCAAAATAAAAGATACCATTTGTCTGGTAGGCGCAAGCAAAGTTTCGATGAAGTTTATCAAAAGGAATATAATCAGCAACTGACCTACCACAATGTCAGTGTCATGTACATGCACCTACATCaatcttaaaaatttaaaataatggtCTAATGATTTCATATTCAATGCTCATAAGGGCCATATGCAAGACAAACTATGCGTGCAAAAAACCAAAGCAGGAATCTTACAAGTAGCAGTCGAGAAAGATACTTCTCACTCTCTTCCAAAGATAGTACATTATACTTTAAGCCTCTGCAAATTTGAATTAAACAGAACAGACGAATCAGTGATACCCTAGTGGTATAAGGCTGGATCCTTCTCCTTCCTTTTGAAACGTCTTGGTAATCCATTTCAAAATCAATTATCAAACAAATGAATCTGTAATGCATTTCAAGTTGCAAACGAAACATGAGCAGAgttgcaaatatttattaaaaaagaagCCTGGTAGCATAAAAAACTGGAGCACTTTAGTGCCTTGTGAATTTTGTATATAACGTTACATTTGTTAGCGCCATTAAACTACAGAGTGACATAGTTATTGACAATCTAATCAAATGAACAAGATGCCATGTGGCAAACCAGACTTTGATGCCCTAAAACATTTTGAGAATGACTAAATAGGCATTCAGAGTCAGTATGCAACAATGAGAAACAAACTATGTTTCCCATTCTATAGTGAATAAACAGAGGAAGTACGATGCATAATTACAAGGTAAACAAGCAAAAGGACTTGATTAACAGACCATCTCTacagaatttcacaatttttaCTCTAAGAAAGTAATTCATgatataaaaagaaaacaacCGTGTGATCCATCTCTGGCCAATTCAAATTTAGGAAAGATCACTGTTCAAGAAAATAATCAAGCCTCCACTCTTAACTTTATATTTGACAAAGAAACTAGAATTGTCACATAACTCAAAATACATGTATTCCAATAGGACCGgtaacaaaacaaaacattcccgaaaaacagaaaaagaatTTACGATTCCACAATGACACATAAAATAAGTTTTCACAAAAGCTTCTTTAATATGGCATAGTTTCAGTGATTGGTCAGAGATACACTCGTTGATATCATTAACTGGAAGAGTGATAATGAAGGAAAAAACAGTTCTTCTGAGAAGCATATTAAACAAGTCAAAATCTTCCAACATATTTATTGACACAATTGAGAACATGTTTTATTCATCAGATACAGTGAGTTCCCCAACTTAATTTTGAGGCACAAATTCAGGTCATGTTATGACAATGAAGTATAGTTTGCACTTTAAGATCAAACCTAATCGGTTTCAATACTGTACTTATAGAAACAAATCTATGAAACTGTTATGTTATAGTGTGTGCCTGTGTGGCAACCTAATTTTTAGAAAGACCTTAAAGCCACTCAGATTGGACCTGTATCTCTGTCAAGCAGATCCCCAAAATCTGTAGACAGGTTTTCGTAATATTGTTGTACCACCAACACGGAGGCTGTTGTTGAAAATTCTGATGAGGTCAACAAACACCCGACAGGTCCTAATTCTGGGGATTCAGTGTTCCTATTCAAAGCTAAAGCTAGTTCACCCTCAGGCAACCGGCCGACCAGAAACAGATCGCATCGATTATGTTCACCAATAATGCCAACGGTTTCCGCAACATTTCTGACAAACTTTTCCTCGTATGTTATAGAGCAGTTATTGGACTGTGAGTCCTTGAATTCAGTTAAAAACTCATCGTCTTGAGAAACCAATTTAGCAGAAAGATCAGCATTTCTCTCAACTGGGATAATTTCTCGAAGAGACTCTAATTCAACTATGAATCGGATTACGGTCAATCTGATGCCGGGGTGCTCAGCCATGCGTGCCCCGTAAGCAAGGGCTTCACGATCGTCACGACCACCAAAAAAGAGGACGGTTACAGAGTAGGAGACATTGCTTGCAGGCACATGCGTTGTTCCACCAAGTCCACGATCAACAAATATCCCTACTGAGCACATAGCATGCTTGAGAACCCTCATGTTGACTCCATGGAAGTCAGTTCGAGTGGTCTCCAAAGAGCCATCCAACCTTTGGTGCTTGTGGAATGGCAAAATAATGATTGCTGCTCGCTTACCCTCAGCAGTTGTGCAAATGTCTTCATGCATGTCAGAGAGAGAAGATATTGATATCATTGGCCTTACAGACACCTGGCTTAGCTGACAGAATGTCTCAAAAGCCACAACTACTTGGTTAGAATCTGTACGCAATCCTTTGTTCCAAAAGGGTAAGCCATTCCTTCTAGCCTTGTGTACCATTAATATTGCTGAAGACCTCTCTGAGAGCTCCTTGAGGTGCATCGCATATACACATAGTCCCTCACGCTTATCCATTCCTCTGGAAGCCTCTAGAAGATTTATAATAGAAGGGATGCTTCTAGAGCTATGGAAACAAGCCAATATCCGAAGTTGCGTGTTTGAGTTTTTCCTCTCAATTGTTCTGTGCTTGTAATCagtttttcttcctcttctaGAAGGCTTATAAATGGCCATGACTATTGGAGTGGTGATGAAAGTTGTAAAGAGAGCCATTAGAACCATAATAGCAAATGTCTGATCATTCAGTACCTGTTATAGATCACAGTATTTCAATTAACTACTTGATAATAAAGACAGTCGAGAATGATATAGAAACACAGAACCACATCACTAAATAAATTAGTACTATCAAAAACTTGCCTTTCTATCTTTGCCAATGTTGAGGACGATGAGCTCAACCAAACCTTTACTGTTCATTAGAAACCCCATTGCGAGAGCCTCAGTCAGAGGCATTTTGCAGGAAAGAGAAACCAGAACAGTTCCGACAATCTTTCCAATGCAAGCTGTGATTATGACCAACACCAGAAGACCCCATGATTGAAGCCCCTGAATTGTAGCTACATTCGTTTTCAGTCCACTTGAAACAAAGTATAAAGGAAGGAAGAGTCCAGATACAAGATCCTCAACCTTTTCCACTAGTGCACCTGCAAGGGGCTCATCCTTTGGAACAAGGATTCCTATCACAAAAGCTCCAAACATGGCATGAATTCCAATAGCATCAGTAACAAACCCTGCTGCAAGCACAATTGCTAATGTAGCACAAATATATGTCTCATCCACTGGTTCACCTTGATGGCAACGCTTGCCTATCCATTTAAATATTGGTGGGACAATGAGAAACGAACAAACGA is a window from the Daucus carota subsp. sativus chromosome 8, DH1 v3.0, whole genome shotgun sequence genome containing:
- the LOC108199678 gene encoding cation/H(+) antiporter 18, which produces MASNGTIGQTCPHPMKATSNGVFQGDNPLDFALPLAILQICVVLIVTRGLSILLRPLRQPRVIAEIVGGILLGPSALGRNKDYLQAIFPPKSITVLDTLANLGLLFFLFLAGLELDPRSLRRTGKNALAIAMAGIGLPFTIGIGTSYVLRQTIAKGVNGTAFFVFMGVALSITAFPVLARILAELKLLTTDLGRMAMSAAAVNDVAAWILLALAVALSGNNVSPIVSFWVFLSGCGFVVCSFLIVPPIFKWIGKRCHQGEPVDETYICATLAIVLAAGFVTDAIGIHAMFGAFVIGILVPKDEPLAGALVEKVEDLVSGLFLPLYFVSSGLKTNVATIQGLQSWGLLVLVIITACIGKIVGTVLVSLSCKMPLTEALAMGFLMNSKGLVELIVLNIGKDRKVLNDQTFAIMVLMALFTTFITTPIVMAIYKPSRRGRKTDYKHRTIERKNSNTQLRILACFHSSRSIPSIINLLEASRGMDKREGLCVYAMHLKELSERSSAILMVHKARRNGLPFWNKGLRTDSNQVVVAFETFCQLSQVSVRPMISISSLSDMHEDICTTAEGKRAAIIILPFHKHQRLDGSLETTRTDFHGVNMRVLKHAMCSVGIFVDRGLGGTTHVPASNVSYSVTVLFFGGRDDREALAYGARMAEHPGIRLTVIRFIVELESLREIIPVERNADLSAKLVSQDDEFLTEFKDSQSNNCSITYEEKFVRNVAETVGIIGEHNRCDLFLVGRLPEGELALALNRNTESPELGPVGCLLTSSEFSTTASVLVVQQYYENLSTDFGDLLDRDTGPI